In Dama dama isolate Ldn47 chromosome 9, ASM3311817v1, whole genome shotgun sequence, the following proteins share a genomic window:
- the DDX41 gene encoding probable ATP-dependent RNA helicase DDX41 isoform X1, whose protein sequence is MAESEPERKRARTDEATATGSRSEAEDEDDEDYVPYVPLRQRRQLLLQKLLQRRRKGAAEEEQQDSGSEPRGDEDDIPLGPQSKVSLLDQHQHLKEKAEARKESAKEKQLKEEEKILESVAEGRALMSVKEMAKGITYDDPIKTSWTPPRYVLSMSEERHERVRKKYHILVEGDSIPPPIKSFKEMKFPAAILRGLKKKGIHHPTPIQIQGIPTILSGRDMIGIAFTGSGKTLVFTLPVIMFCLEQEKRLPFSKREGPYGLIICPSRELARQTHGILEYYCRLLQEDSSPLLRCALCIGGMSVKEQMETIRHGVHMMVATPGRLMDLLQKKMVSLDICRYLALDEADRMIDMGFEGDIRTIFSYFKGQRQTLLFSATMPKKIQNFAKSALVKPVTINVGRAGAASLDVIQEVEYVKEEAKMVYLLECLQKTPPPVLIFAEKKADVDAIHEYLLLKGVEAVAIHGGKDQEERTKAIEAFREGKKDVLVATDVASKGLDFPAIQHVINYDMPEEIENYVHRIGRTGRSGNTGIATTFINKACDESVLMDLKALLLEAKQKVPPVLQVLHCGDESMLVIGEERGCAFCGGLGHRITDCPKLEAMQTKQVSNIGRKDYLAHSSMDF, encoded by the exons ATGGCGGAATCGGAACCTGAGCggaag CGGGCTCGCACCGACGAGGCGACTGCCACAGGAAGCCGCTCCGAGGCAGAGGATGAGGACGACGAGGACTATGTGCCGTACGTGCCGTTGCGACAGCGCCGGCAACTACTG CTCCAGAAGCTGCTGCAGCGAAGGCGCAAGGGAGCTGCGGAAGAGGAGCAGCAGGACAGCGGCAGTGAGCCCCGAGGAGATGAGGACGACATCCCGTTGGGTCCTCAATCCAAAGTCAGCCTCTTGGATCAGCACCAGCATCTCAAAGAGAAGGCTGAAG CCCGTAAGGAGTCTGCCAAAGAGAAGCAgctgaaggaagaggagaagatcCTAGAGAGTGTGGCCGAAGGTCGAG CTTTGATGTCAGTGAAGGAGATGGCTAAGGGAATCACATACGACGATCCAATCAAAACTAG TTGGACACCACCCCGTTACGTCCTGAGTATGTCTGAAGAGCGGCATGAACGTGTCCGGAAGAAGTACCACATCTTGGTGGAAGGCGATAGCATCCCACCGCCCATTAAGAGCTTCAAGGAAATGAAATTTCCTGCAG CCATCCTGAGAGGCCTGAAGAAGAAGGGCATCCACCACCCAACACCCATTCagatccagggaattcccaccat TCTGTCTGGCCGTGACATGATAGGCATAGCCTTTACCGGTTCAGGCAAGACACTGGTATTCACTTTGCCTGTCATCATGTTCTGCCTGGAACAAGAGAAAAGGTTACCTTTCTCTAAGCGTGAAGGGCCCTATGGACTCATTATCTGCCCTTCG CGGGAGCTGGCCCGACAGACCCACGGCATCCTGGAGTACTACTGCCGCCTGCTGCAGGAAGACAGCTCGCCGCTCCTGCGCTGCGCCCTCTGCATCGGGGGCATGTCCGTCAAAGAGCAGATGGAGACCATCCGACA TGGTGTGCACATGATGGTGGCCACCCCTGGGCGCCTCATGGATCTGCTGCAGAAGAAGATGGTCAGCCTGGACATCTGTCGTTATCTGGCCCTGGATGAGGCTGACCGCATGATCGACATGGGCTTCGAGGGCGACATCCGCACCATCTTCTCCTACTTCAAG GGCCAGCGACAGACCCTCCTCTTCAGTGCCACCATGCCCAAGAAGATTCAGAACTTTGCCAAAAGTGCCCTGGTAAAGCCTGTCACGATCAACGTGGGGCGTGCCGGGGCCGCCAGCCTGGATGTCATCCAG GAAGTGGAGTACGTGAAGGAGGAAGCCAAGATGGTGTACCTGCTTGAGTGCCTGCAGAAGACACCACCGCCC GTGCTCAtctttgcagagaagaaagcggATGTGGACGCCATCCATGAGTACTTGCTGCTCAAGGGAGTGGAGGCTGTTGCCATCCATGGGGGCAAAG ACCAGGAGGAACGGACCAAGGCTATCGAGGCATTCCGGGAGGGCAAGAAGGATGTCCTTGTGGCCACGGATGTAGCCTCCAAGGGCTTGGACTTCCCTGCCATCCAGCACGTCATCAATTATGACATGCCTGAGGAGATCGAGAACTATG TGCACCGTATTGGCCGAACTGGGCGCTCAGGAAACACGGGCATCGCCACCACCTTCATCAACAAGGCCTGTG ATGAGTCAGTGCTGATGGATCTCAAAGCCCTGCTGCTGGAGGCCAAGCAGAAGGTTCCACCCGTCCTGCAAGTCCTGCACTGTGGGGACGAGTCCATGCTGGTCATTGGAG AAGAGCGTGGCTGCGCCTTCTGTGGGGGCCTGGGCCATCGGATCACGGACTGCCCCAAGCTCGAAGCCATGCAGACAAAGCAGGTTAGCAACATCGGCCGCAAGGACTACCTGGCCCACAGCTCCATGGACTTCTGA
- the DDX41 gene encoding probable ATP-dependent RNA helicase DDX41 isoform X2, with protein sequence MSVKEMAKGITYDDPIKTSWTPPRYVLSMSEERHERVRKKYHILVEGDSIPPPIKSFKEMKFPAAILRGLKKKGIHHPTPIQIQGIPTILSGRDMIGIAFTGSGKTLVFTLPVIMFCLEQEKRLPFSKREGPYGLIICPSRELARQTHGILEYYCRLLQEDSSPLLRCALCIGGMSVKEQMETIRHGVHMMVATPGRLMDLLQKKMVSLDICRYLALDEADRMIDMGFEGDIRTIFSYFKGQRQTLLFSATMPKKIQNFAKSALVKPVTINVGRAGAASLDVIQEVEYVKEEAKMVYLLECLQKTPPPVLIFAEKKADVDAIHEYLLLKGVEAVAIHGGKDQEERTKAIEAFREGKKDVLVATDVASKGLDFPAIQHVINYDMPEEIENYVHRIGRTGRSGNTGIATTFINKACDESVLMDLKALLLEAKQKVPPVLQVLHCGDESMLVIGEERGCAFCGGLGHRITDCPKLEAMQTKQVSNIGRKDYLAHSSMDF encoded by the exons ATGTCAGTGAAGGAGATGGCTAAGGGAATCACATACGACGATCCAATCAAAACTAG TTGGACACCACCCCGTTACGTCCTGAGTATGTCTGAAGAGCGGCATGAACGTGTCCGGAAGAAGTACCACATCTTGGTGGAAGGCGATAGCATCCCACCGCCCATTAAGAGCTTCAAGGAAATGAAATTTCCTGCAG CCATCCTGAGAGGCCTGAAGAAGAAGGGCATCCACCACCCAACACCCATTCagatccagggaattcccaccat TCTGTCTGGCCGTGACATGATAGGCATAGCCTTTACCGGTTCAGGCAAGACACTGGTATTCACTTTGCCTGTCATCATGTTCTGCCTGGAACAAGAGAAAAGGTTACCTTTCTCTAAGCGTGAAGGGCCCTATGGACTCATTATCTGCCCTTCG CGGGAGCTGGCCCGACAGACCCACGGCATCCTGGAGTACTACTGCCGCCTGCTGCAGGAAGACAGCTCGCCGCTCCTGCGCTGCGCCCTCTGCATCGGGGGCATGTCCGTCAAAGAGCAGATGGAGACCATCCGACA TGGTGTGCACATGATGGTGGCCACCCCTGGGCGCCTCATGGATCTGCTGCAGAAGAAGATGGTCAGCCTGGACATCTGTCGTTATCTGGCCCTGGATGAGGCTGACCGCATGATCGACATGGGCTTCGAGGGCGACATCCGCACCATCTTCTCCTACTTCAAG GGCCAGCGACAGACCCTCCTCTTCAGTGCCACCATGCCCAAGAAGATTCAGAACTTTGCCAAAAGTGCCCTGGTAAAGCCTGTCACGATCAACGTGGGGCGTGCCGGGGCCGCCAGCCTGGATGTCATCCAG GAAGTGGAGTACGTGAAGGAGGAAGCCAAGATGGTGTACCTGCTTGAGTGCCTGCAGAAGACACCACCGCCC GTGCTCAtctttgcagagaagaaagcggATGTGGACGCCATCCATGAGTACTTGCTGCTCAAGGGAGTGGAGGCTGTTGCCATCCATGGGGGCAAAG ACCAGGAGGAACGGACCAAGGCTATCGAGGCATTCCGGGAGGGCAAGAAGGATGTCCTTGTGGCCACGGATGTAGCCTCCAAGGGCTTGGACTTCCCTGCCATCCAGCACGTCATCAATTATGACATGCCTGAGGAGATCGAGAACTATG TGCACCGTATTGGCCGAACTGGGCGCTCAGGAAACACGGGCATCGCCACCACCTTCATCAACAAGGCCTGTG ATGAGTCAGTGCTGATGGATCTCAAAGCCCTGCTGCTGGAGGCCAAGCAGAAGGTTCCACCCGTCCTGCAAGTCCTGCACTGTGGGGACGAGTCCATGCTGGTCATTGGAG AAGAGCGTGGCTGCGCCTTCTGTGGGGGCCTGGGCCATCGGATCACGGACTGCCCCAAGCTCGAAGCCATGCAGACAAAGCAGGTTAGCAACATCGGCCGCAAGGACTACCTGGCCCACAGCTCCATGGACTTCTGA